TAGACACTACTCGCATTGAAGAAAGCGTATTCAATTTAACAGATGCAGACCTTGCTGCGATTCCAGCAGAAGTATTCTTTGCTACAGTACCAGCAGGTGTTACAAATGGTAAGCAAGCAATTGATTACTTAAAATCAGTTTATGCTGATAAAGTTGGTGTTGAAGTAGCTCACTTACAAAACGCTGAAGAACGCGCTTGGATTGAAGCACAAGTTGAATCAGGTGCTTTTAAACAAACATTAGCTGCTGACCAAAAGAAAGCGGTTTTAGAGCGTTTAACTCGTATCGAGAACTTTGAAAAATTTATTCATAAAACATTTGTTGGTCAAAAACGTTTCTCAGGTGAAGGTTTAGACTCTCAAATTATTTTATTAGATGAAATCATTAAGGGTTCAGAAGAACAAGGCGTTAAAAATGTACGTATCGGTATGGCTCACCGTGGCCGTTTAAACGTATTAACTCACGTATTAAACAAACCATATGACATGATGTTCTCTGACTTTGCACACGTTTCTAATGACCTATTCTTACCAGAAGACGGTAAATTAGAAATTACTAAAGGTTGGACTGGCGACGTTAAATACCACATGGGTGCTTCTTACACTTATGATTCTGGTTTAAACGTTAAATTAGCTTACAACCCATCTCACTTAGAAGTGGGTAACCCATTAGTAATCGGTGGCGTTCGTGCTGCTCAAGATGATACTTCGGCACCAGGCTTTGCAAAACATGATGATTCTAAAGCTTTGGGTATCTTATTACATGGTGATGCTGCTTTCGCAGGTCAAGGTATCGTAACTGAAGGCTTCAACTTCTCACAAGTTAATGGCTTCAAAACAGGTGGTACTGTACAAATTATCGCCAACAACATGATTGGTTTCACAACGGAATTATTCGATTCACGTTCATCTAACTACGCATCTGACCCTGCAAAAGGTTATGATATCCCAGTAGTTCACGTAAATGCGGATAGTCCTGAAACGGTTGCTGCTGTTGGTCGCTTCGTAGCAGCATACCGTGCGAAGTTCAAAAAAGATATCGTAATCGACCTTATTGGTTACCGTCGTTATGGTCACAATGAAACAGATGATCCGACAGTAACAAACCCAGAAACATATAAATTAGTTTCTAAACACAAACCAATTCGTGCTTTATACGGTGCTGAGTTAGCAGCAGCAGGTGTATTATCTGCAGAGGAAGTAAAAGCTATTGATACTAAAATCTATGCTGAAATGCAAGCTGCTTACGATTACGTAAAAGCGATGGCAGAAAAAGACGAGCACAAATCGCTTGAAATGCCAGAAGAATTAAAGGTTGAATTCCCAGCAATCGACACGACTGTTGCTGCTGAGCGTTTAGCAAAAGTGAATGAAGATTTACTTGTATTTGCTGATGGTTTCGAGCCACAAAACAAATTAGGTAAAATTTTAGAAAAACGTCGCGATGCATTTGCAACTGCGAAAATTGACTGGGGTCATGCTGAAACATTAGCATACGCTACAATTACGCAAGACGGCACACCAGTTCGTTTCACTGGTCAAGATGCACAACGTGGTACGTTCTCTCAACGTCACTTAGTATTACATGACAAAAACAACGGTTCTGAGTTCACACCATTACACCATGTAGATGGCGTAAAAGCTTCATTCACAGTTTACAACTCTCCACTTACAGAAGCAGGGGTTGTAGGTTATGAATATGGCTACAACTTAGAAAACGAAAATGTATTATCTGTATGGGAAGCACAATTCGGTGACTTCGCGAACATGGCACAAGTAATGTTCGATAACTTTATCTCAAGTGCTCGTTCTAAATGGGGTCAAAAATCTGGTTTCGTTCTTCTTTTACCACATGGTTATGAAGGTCAAGGCCCAGAACACTCATCTAGCCGTATGGAACGTTTCTTACAATTATCAGCTGAAAACAACTGGTTCGTAGCAAACTGTTCAAACGCAGGTAACTACTACCACTTATTACGTCGTCAAGCAGGTTTACTTGGTACTGAAGGAGTTCGTCCATTAGTAGTTGTTTCACCTAAATCATTATTACGTCACCCATTAGCTGCAGCATCTGCTGAGCAACTTGCAACTGGTCGCTTCCAAGAAGTAATCGAGCAAGAAGGCTTAGGTAAAAATGTAAAAGCAGTAGAAAAAGTAGTACTTGGTTCAGGTAAAGTAATGATCGACCTTGCTGAACGTGTAAAAGATGGAGAAGGTTTAGACCACTTACACATCGTTCGTGTTGAACAAATCTATCCATTCCCAGCAGAGCAAGTAAAAGAAATCATCGCTCGTTTCCCTAACGTAAAAGAAATCGTTTGGGTACAAGAAGAGCCGAAAAACCAAGGTTCTTGGACATATGTTCTTGAAACATTATATGATATCGCTGAAGGTAAAAAAGTTCGCTATGTAGGTCGTCCTGCAATGAGCTCAACTTCTGAAGGTGATGGCGATTCACATAAAGCAGCTCAAGCTAAATTAGTAAACGAAGCACTTGAAAAATAATTTTATTATTACTTGATTGAAATGCGGCTACTTCATAAAATGGAGTAGCCGGCTATACGAAAATGTATGGCGTTATTAAAGGAGGATATTAACGTGGCTGAAATTAAAGTCCCTGAGTTAGCAGAATCAATTACTGAAGGTACAATTGCCCAGTGGGTGAAAAAAGTTGGAGATCGCGTAGAAAAAGGCGAATTCATCGTAGAATTAGAAACAGATAAAGTAAACGCTGAAATCATCTCTGAAGAAGCAGGCGTATTAACACAAATTTTAGCTGAAGAAGGCGACACTGTACTTGTAGGTCAAGTAATCGCAGTGGTTGAAGCTGGCGAAGGCGCAGCACCTGCTCCAGCAGCACCAGCTAAAGAAGAAGCGGCTGCCCCAGCTCCAGCACAAGAAGCTCCAAAAGCAGCAGCACCTGCTCCGGTAGTAGTTGAAGAAACTTCTGGTGAGCGCGTAATCGCATCTCCAGCAGCTCGTAAATTAGCTCGTGAAAAAGGAATCGACTTAGCAGCGATCTCTCCAGTAGATCCACAAGGTCGTGTACGTGTACAAGATGTTGCAGCTCACGGTACAGCTCCAGTTGCACAAGCAGCAGCACCAGTAGCAGCTACAGCGGGTCCAATGATCTTCACTCCAGCTGGTGAAACTGACCGCGTAACAGTTGAGAAAATGTCTCGTCGTCGTCAAACAATTGCAAAACGTTTATTAGAAGTTAAACAATCAACTGCAATGTTAACTACATTTAACGAAATCGACATGACGAACATCATGGCATTACGTAAACGTAAACAAGATCAATTCGTGAAAGCAAACGACATCAAATTAGGTTTCATGTCATTCTTCACTAAAGCTGTAGTTGCAGCACTTAAAAAATATCCATACGTTAACGCTCAAATCAATGGTGATGAAATTCACTTAAACAACTTCTTCGATATCGGTATCGCGGTATCAACGGAAGAAGGTTTAGTAGTACCAGTAGTTCGTGATGCTAACGCTAAGAACTTCGCTGAAATCGAGAAAAACATTGCTGAATTAGCAGGTAAAGCTCGCGATAAAAAATTAGGCTTAAACGACATGGCTGGTGGATCATTCACTATCACAAACGGTGGTGTATTCGGTTCATTAATGTCTACGCCAATCATGAACGGTACACAAGCTGGTATTTTAGGAATGCACTCAATCGTTAACCGCCCTGTAGCTGTAAACGGTGAAGTACAAATCCGTCCAATGATGTACGTGGCATTATCTTATGACCACCGTATTATCGATGGTAAAGATTCTGTAGGCTTCTTAAAAACAGTTAAAGAAATGATCGAAAACCCAGAAGATTTATTATTAAACTCATAATTAACTCCGAACCCCACAAACGCTGTAATATAAGTGTTTGTGGGGTTTTTTTGTTTAGATGGAAAATTAGGACGACGATGATTATACAGTGTCATATCTAATTTGGTGGCATTACAAATTATCGACGAAAAGCAAACTATGGGAAATGAAAAAGCTAGTTAATCGACATAAGAAAAAAATGTGAAGTAAGTGGAATAAGACGTGAGCAAAAAATCCCTCTATAAAAGAG
This portion of the Solibacillus daqui genome encodes:
- a CDS encoding 2-oxoglutarate dehydrogenase E1 component, with protein sequence MSNNVLPAGSPWSAFSGPNLGYVLEQYDLFLQSPEEVEPELVQLFQAYGGPVFVNGQAPVATTTATVAGSGDYKKVLAAVKLAASIRENGHLAADLYPLKNRKLDTTRIEESVFNLTDADLAAIPAEVFFATVPAGVTNGKQAIDYLKSVYADKVGVEVAHLQNAEERAWIEAQVESGAFKQTLAADQKKAVLERLTRIENFEKFIHKTFVGQKRFSGEGLDSQIILLDEIIKGSEEQGVKNVRIGMAHRGRLNVLTHVLNKPYDMMFSDFAHVSNDLFLPEDGKLEITKGWTGDVKYHMGASYTYDSGLNVKLAYNPSHLEVGNPLVIGGVRAAQDDTSAPGFAKHDDSKALGILLHGDAAFAGQGIVTEGFNFSQVNGFKTGGTVQIIANNMIGFTTELFDSRSSNYASDPAKGYDIPVVHVNADSPETVAAVGRFVAAYRAKFKKDIVIDLIGYRRYGHNETDDPTVTNPETYKLVSKHKPIRALYGAELAAAGVLSAEEVKAIDTKIYAEMQAAYDYVKAMAEKDEHKSLEMPEELKVEFPAIDTTVAAERLAKVNEDLLVFADGFEPQNKLGKILEKRRDAFATAKIDWGHAETLAYATITQDGTPVRFTGQDAQRGTFSQRHLVLHDKNNGSEFTPLHHVDGVKASFTVYNSPLTEAGVVGYEYGYNLENENVLSVWEAQFGDFANMAQVMFDNFISSARSKWGQKSGFVLLLPHGYEGQGPEHSSSRMERFLQLSAENNWFVANCSNAGNYYHLLRRQAGLLGTEGVRPLVVVSPKSLLRHPLAAASAEQLATGRFQEVIEQEGLGKNVKAVEKVVLGSGKVMIDLAERVKDGEGLDHLHIVRVEQIYPFPAEQVKEIIARFPNVKEIVWVQEEPKNQGSWTYVLETLYDIAEGKKVRYVGRPAMSSTSEGDGDSHKAAQAKLVNEALEK
- the odhB gene encoding 2-oxoglutarate dehydrogenase complex dihydrolipoyllysine-residue succinyltransferase; this translates as MAEIKVPELAESITEGTIAQWVKKVGDRVEKGEFIVELETDKVNAEIISEEAGVLTQILAEEGDTVLVGQVIAVVEAGEGAAPAPAAPAKEEAAAPAPAQEAPKAAAPAPVVVEETSGERVIASPAARKLAREKGIDLAAISPVDPQGRVRVQDVAAHGTAPVAQAAAPVAATAGPMIFTPAGETDRVTVEKMSRRRQTIAKRLLEVKQSTAMLTTFNEIDMTNIMALRKRKQDQFVKANDIKLGFMSFFTKAVVAALKKYPYVNAQINGDEIHLNNFFDIGIAVSTEEGLVVPVVRDANAKNFAEIEKNIAELAGKARDKKLGLNDMAGGSFTITNGGVFGSLMSTPIMNGTQAGILGMHSIVNRPVAVNGEVQIRPMMYVALSYDHRIIDGKDSVGFLKTVKEMIENPEDLLLNS